A single Syngnathus acus chromosome 8, fSynAcu1.2, whole genome shotgun sequence DNA region contains:
- the mrtfbb gene encoding myocardin-related transcription factor B, whose protein sequence is MGLQRCPPSTAPSMMACLHVEPPSICTGKFKSTLKAPAAFHEQIRSLNRSRTGNLVKDKLCRRPARSEMVHMKIRQESEADASVQAARLELKRALLADDIKQKIARRPGPMELVEKNDHDGDSPDPSERANVYTLSEDNSEALSPRTRGQTSPSADSVSPTRTEASPCNSSSDLSSTGEEPAATSQLIAAALTKESSPKPPGEKSRGKKSREAKPRIRKLKYHQYIPPDHHKHELKPSPAARVDAAYVRILQQQQHFLQLQILSQQHFGHQQVVLNSASDFQTSCSAKVPNENCKPCQLPSNVDEMKVAELKVELKLRSLPVSGTKMDLIERLKLYHERVGGVETKAPESTPPLSPKASGVGPEDNSRADGPAALPPGQSGSFEKDRRLHEKERQIEELKRRLEREQKLVEELKLQLEVEKRTQQLGESSPLSLSPPSPLKGERVQVKQEVDTETKLKHADHLGCLQQPCGHPVAFLPPLKCKLLREPPRYEDAVKHTRMLPAIQTLCAASQQMDDLFDILIESGEMSPSLKTDPPDANKRVAITPSVTLLPVNTVLSRPPPRVQVAHMPAKEVPLPLVAMEIEPGDGVDPESDLHGMDWLDLSVSAPEGVFTPDFLDTYQLL, encoded by the exons ATGGGACTCCAGAGGTGCCCCCCCAGCACAGCACCCTCCATGATGGCCTGCCTCCATGTGGAGCCCCCCTCCATCTGCACGGGCAAGTTCAAATCAA ctctGAAAGCTCCTGCTGCCTTCCACGAGCAGATTCGCAGTCTGAACAGATCGAGG ACGGGGAACTTAGTGAAAGACAAGCTTTGCCGCAGACCTGCTCGCTCCGAGATGGTGCACATGAAAATTCGACAAG AGAGCGAGGCCGACGCTTCTGTTCAAGCCGCTCGGCTCGAGCTGAAGCGGGCGCTGCTGGCCGACGATATCAAGCAGAAGATCGCCCGCAGGCCGGGACCCATGGAACTGGTGGAGAAGAACGATCATGACG GTGATAGTCCAGACCCGAGCGAGAGAGCAAATGTGTACACTTTGAGTGAGGACAACAGCGAGGCTTTATCGCCGCGCACTCGCGGCCAAACATCTCCGAGCGCCGACTCGGTCTCGCCGACTCGGACCGAGGCCTCGCCATGTAATTCCTCATCTGATTTATCCTCCACCGGCGAGGAACCCGCAGCTACATCTCAGCTAATCGCTGCTGCGCTCACAAAG GAGAGCTCGCCAAAACCGCCGGGCGAGAAAAGCCGCGGCAAAAAGAGCCGAGAGGCCAAGCCGAGGATACGCAAGCTCAAGTATCATCAGTACATTCCCCCGGACCACCACAAACACGAGCTTAAGCCATCGCCGGCGGCGCGCGTGGACGCCGCTTATGTGCGCattctgcagcagcagcagcactttcTGCAGCTGCAGATCCTTAGCCAGCAGCACTTTGGCCACCAGCAGGTGGTGCTCAA TTCTGCAAGCGACTTCCAAACCAGCTGTTCAGCTAAGGTCCCAAACGAAAACTGCAAGCCTTGTCAGTTGCCGAGCAATGTTGATGAAATGAAG GTGGCTGAGCTGAAAGTGGAGCTCAAACTTCGCTCGCTTCCCGTCTCTGGCACCAAGATGGATCTGATCGAGCGGCTAAAGTTGTATCACGAACGTGTCGGCGGCGTGGAGACGAAAGCTCCTGAAAGCACCCCGCCGCTCTCCCCCAAAGCATCTGGCGTGGGCCCGGAGGACAACAGTAGGGCGGATGGTCCCGCGGCACTTCCTCCGGGCCAGAGCGGGTCCTTCGAGAAGGACCGGCGTCTCCACGAGAAGGAGCGTCAGATCGAGGAGCTGAAGAGGAGGCTGGAGCGCGAGCAGAAGCTTGTGGAGGAGCTCAAGCTGCAGCTGGAGGTGGAGAAGAGGACTCAGCAGCTGGGAGAGTCCTCGCCGCTTTCCCTCAGTCCTCCGTCTCCCCTCAAGGGGGAACGCGTGCAagtcaaacaggaagtggacaCAGAGACGAAGCTCAAGCATGCAGATCATCTCGGTTGTCTCCAACAGCCTTGTGGCCATCCCGTGGCCTTCCTGCCGCCACTTAAATGTAAGCTCCTCCGAGAGCCTCCTCGCTATGAAGACGCTGTGAAACACACGCGCATGCTGCCGGCTATTCAG ACTTTGTGTGCAGCAAGCCAGCAGATGGATGACCTGTTTGACATTCTCATTGAAAGCGGAG AGATGTCTCCCTCGCTCAAAACCGACCCTCCGGACGCCAACAAGCGAGTGGCCATCACGCCCAGTGTCACCCTCCTGCCCGTCAACACCGTTCTGTCTCGCCCTCCGCCCCGCGTCCAGGTGGCACACATGCCTGCCAAGGAGGTTCCTTTACCCTTGGTCGCCATGGAGATAGAGCCGGGCGACGGCGTGGACCCGGAGTCCGACCTCCACGGCATGGACTGGTTGGACCTGAGCGTGTCGGCGCCTGAGGGGGTCTTTACTCCAGACTTCCTGGACACTTACCAGTTGCTCTAG
- the LOC119125917 gene encoding metalloproteinase inhibitor 2-like: MIWTVKSFVLLCLWLLQEGAHACTCGAAHPQQALCHADVVIKAKVVGVMDDGDIFTPIKYNIKQTKMFKGPNKNFDVIYTPSLCGVTLSKGIDYLISGRVKSNHTLHVNLCNFLEPWDKLTAAQRSNLVHRYEMGCGCKITYCTSVPCAISSPAECLWTDYLTEGVVFGSQSRHFACVKRNDGSCAWYRGAEYPKKKFMDIEEP, translated from the exons ATGATCTGGACGGTGAAGAGCTTCGTGCTGCTGTGCTTGTGGCTGTTACAAGAAGGAGCACATGCCTGCACCTGTGGCGCGGCGCATCCGCAGCAGGCGCTTTGCCATGCAGACGTCG tcaTCAAAGCAAAGGTGGTGGGAGTGATGGATGATGGTGACATCTTCACGCCCATTAAGTATAACATCAAACAGACCAag atgtTCAAGGGCCCTAACAAGAATTTTGATGTGATCTATACCCCTTCATTGTGCGGAGTCACTCTGTCTAAAGGCATCGATTATCTGATCTCAG GCAGAGTGAAGTCCAACCACACGCTGCACGTCAACCTGTGCAACTTCCTCGAGCCGTGGGATAAATTGACCGCTGCGCAAAGGAGTAACCTGGTGCATCGCTACGAAATGGGCTGCGGGTGCAAG ATCACTTACTGCACCTCCGTCCCGTGCGCCATCAGCAGCCCCGCTGAGTGCTTGTGGACAGATTACCTGACGGAGGGTGTAGTCTTCGGCAGCCAGTCCCGGCACTTTGCCTGCGTCAAGAGAAACGACGGCTCTTGCGCCTGGTACCGGGGTGCCGAATACCCCAAAAAGAAATTCATGGATATTGAAGAGCCTTAa